The Arachis hypogaea cultivar Tifrunner chromosome 19, arahy.Tifrunner.gnm2.J5K5, whole genome shotgun sequence genome has a window encoding:
- the LOC112775820 gene encoding E3 ubiquitin-protein ligase At1g63170 — protein MDITDTQRNSNTESDLCPLLMEQLVSRNDHQHIIDIARNNDGLSNSSNNQRPAVHENQPSVSTDVHTRETASFASPRFSPRSSTLTRGEGYNHRRRSPLNSGLWVSVELFVTVGQIIASVVVLSMSSDEHPQAPLFAWIVGYAAGCVATLPILYWRYQNYNQIAEPDISQSSQGSSLSNPSETTYTAISVTHNSNSDNSHTTELSAGSARIPGVFSSRFNGLVDHFKMALDCFFAVWFVVGNVWIFGGHTSPSDAPKLYRLCIVFLTFSCIGYAMPFILCATICCCLPCIISVFGIPEDFSPNRGASIESINALPIYKFKLKKNENSGVEDVNTTAEDDGGILAAGTEKERPISGEDSACCICLAKYVDNDELRELPCFHIFHVGCIDKWLKINASCPLCKYEVGTNNEGAHSAMGSNQH, from the exons ATGGATATCACCGACACGCAACGGAATAGTAACACTGAAAGTGATCTATGTCCATTGCTGATGGAGCAGCTGGTATCCCGCAATGATCATCAGCACATAATTGATATTGCAAGGAACAATGATGGGTTATCCAACTCATCTAATAATCAACGCCCTGCAGTGCATGAAAATCAACCTAGTGTCAGCACGGATGTCCATACCCGTGAAACAGCTTCATTTGCTTCACCTAGATTTAGTCCTAGAAGTTCCACATTGACAAGAGGAGAGGGGTACAATCATCGCAGAAGGAGCCCACTAAATTCTGGTCTATGGGTCTCTGTTGAGCTTTTTGTCACTGTGGGTCAGATCATAGCATCTGTTGTTGTCTTGTCAATGTCAAGTGATGAACATCCCCAAGCCCCATTGTTCGCATGGATTGTGGGTTATGCAGCTGGTTGTGTTGCTACTCTTCCTATTCTTTACTGGCGATATCAAAACTATAATCAAATTGCGGAACCAGATATATCTCAATCATCTCAAGGATCTTCTTTAAGTAACCCTTCAGAAACTACTTATACTGCCATATCTGTTACCCATAATTCGAACAGCGACAATAGTCACACTACAGAATTGTCTGCAGGAAGTGCTAGAATTCCTGGAGTGTTTAGTTCTAG GTTTAATGGATTAGTAGACCATTTCAAGATGGCCTTGGATTGCTTCTTTGCAGTTTGGTTTGTCGTAGGCAATGTGTGGATCTTTGGAGGTCACACTTCTCCTTCCGATGCTCCAAAATTGTATAG GTTATGTATAGTCTTCCTTACCTTCAGCTGCATCGGATATGCCATGCCCTTTATACTGTGTGCAACAATTTGTTGCTGCCTACCTTGCATAATTTCTGTCTTCGGCATTCCTGAGGATTTTTCACCAAACAGAGGAGCCTCAATAGAATCCATTAACGCTCTGCCAATCTACAAgttcaaattgaaaaaaaatgaaaatagtgGTGTTGAGGATGTCAATACCACTGCTGAAGATGACGGTGGAATTTTAGCTGCTGGGACTGAAAAGGAACGGCCTATATCAGGAGAAGATTCT GCTTGCTGCATTTGCTTGGCAAAATATGTAGACAACGACGAACTTCGGGAGCTACCATGCTTTCATATCTTTCATGTAGGATGTATTGATAAATGGTTAAAGATAAATGCATCCTGTCCTCTTTGTAAATATGAAGTTGGTACAAACAATGAAGGGGCACATTCGGCCATGGGTTCCAATCAGCATTAG